A single Danio rerio strain Tuebingen ecotype United States chromosome 17, GRCz12tu, whole genome shotgun sequence DNA region contains:
- the rtraf gene encoding RNA transcription, translation and transport factor protein, whose protein sequence is MFRRKLTALEYHNPTGFDCKDETEFRNFIVWLEDQKIRHYKIEDRGNLRNIPSSDWPKYFEKYLQDVNCPFSVQERQETVDWLLGLAVRFEYGDNVEKYRNCKPVTETNDVQKSADPLINLDSNNPDFKAGVLALANLLKIQRHDDYLVMLKAIKILVQERLTPDAIAKASQAKEGLPVTLDKHILGFDTGDATLNEAAQILRLLHIEELRELQTKINEAIVAVQAIIADPKTDHRLGKVGR, encoded by the exons ATGTTTCGCAGAAAGCTCACAGCCTTAGAATATCACAACCCGACTGGATTTGATTGTAAAG ATGAAACCGAGTTTAGAAATTTCATAGTTTGGCTGGAAGATCAAAAAATCAGACACTACAAGATTGAAGACCGAGGAAATCTCAGAAATATTCCCAGCTCAGACTGGcctaaatattttgaaaag TACCTTCAAGATGTGAACTGTCCATTCAGCGTTCAGGAAAGACAGGAGACTGTTGACTGGCTGCTGGGCCTTGCTGTTCGTTTTGAGTATGGAGACAATG TGGAGAAATATCGAAACTGCAAACCTGTGACGGAGACCAATGATGTGCAGAAGTCTGCAGACCCGTTAATTAATCTGGACA GTAACAATCCAGATTTTAAGGCTGGTGTCTTGGCTCTTGCAAATCTTCTTAAAATTCAGCGACATGATGACTATTTGGTGATGCTTAAA GCCATTAAGATCCTTGTACAGGAACGTCTAACCCCTGATGCTATTGCAAAGGCCAGTCAAGCAAAAGAG GGTTTACCAGTCACCCTTGATAAGCATATATTAGGATTTGACACCGGAG ACGCTACTCTGAATGAAGCAGCCCAAATTCTTCGTTTGCTTCATATTGAGGAGCTCAGAGAGTTACAGACCAAGATTAATGAAGCCATCGTCGCAGTTCAGGCCATCATCGCAGACCCCAAGACAGATCATCGCCTCGGAAAGGTTGGCAGATAA
- the rtraf gene encoding RNA transcription, translation and transport factor protein isoform X1, giving the protein MLFKGLSFPITSHSVDLWKTFIDETEFRNFIVWLEDQKIRHYKIEDRGNLRNIPSSDWPKYFEKYLQDVNCPFSVQERQETVDWLLGLAVRFEYGDNVEKYRNCKPVTETNDVQKSADPLINLDSNNPDFKAGVLALANLLKIQRHDDYLVMLKAIKILVQERLTPDAIAKASQAKEGLPVTLDKHILGFDTGDATLNEAAQILRLLHIEELRELQTKINEAIVAVQAIIADPKTDHRLGKVGR; this is encoded by the exons atgctttttaaaggaCTTTCATTTCCGATTACTAGTCATTCAGTGGACCTTTGGAAAACATTTATTG ATGAAACCGAGTTTAGAAATTTCATAGTTTGGCTGGAAGATCAAAAAATCAGACACTACAAGATTGAAGACCGAGGAAATCTCAGAAATATTCCCAGCTCAGACTGGcctaaatattttgaaaag TACCTTCAAGATGTGAACTGTCCATTCAGCGTTCAGGAAAGACAGGAGACTGTTGACTGGCTGCTGGGCCTTGCTGTTCGTTTTGAGTATGGAGACAATG TGGAGAAATATCGAAACTGCAAACCTGTGACGGAGACCAATGATGTGCAGAAGTCTGCAGACCCGTTAATTAATCTGGACA GTAACAATCCAGATTTTAAGGCTGGTGTCTTGGCTCTTGCAAATCTTCTTAAAATTCAGCGACATGATGACTATTTGGTGATGCTTAAA GCCATTAAGATCCTTGTACAGGAACGTCTAACCCCTGATGCTATTGCAAAGGCCAGTCAAGCAAAAGAG GGTTTACCAGTCACCCTTGATAAGCATATATTAGGATTTGACACCGGAG ACGCTACTCTGAATGAAGCAGCCCAAATTCTTCGTTTGCTTCATATTGAGGAGCTCAGAGAGTTACAGACCAAGATTAATGAAGCCATCGTCGCAGTTCAGGCCATCATCGCAGACCCCAAGACAGATCATCGCCTCGGAAAGGTTGGCAGATAA